The Apium graveolens cultivar Ventura chromosome 6, ASM990537v1, whole genome shotgun sequence genome contains a region encoding:
- the LOC141667708 gene encoding uncharacterized protein LOC141667708 translates to MHLIAKKQMQFYVTYTNTLLANYFLGINQKLPQMGWLIFLCVVLSLASSTTMTITEAQGIKSSRLLDLLIRDYTFQSYSNNFGTGQSHTIHLPANLSGIIVSTVRYRCGSLRRYGATFNEFHLGSGVSIRPCAKRVLLVTQNLGHNWSYIYYDNYELTGYQLISPVLGLLAYNAGDDMNFSTPYEVVIQAKKEPITIDFSNTTRLVNVTTGIIPTCASFEHDGKVTLTNQVSENVCHAKGHGHFGLVVQSPLLPFKKKAISRWKIAVGSSIGAAIGASLLGLLLIAMFVKVKKKARMDEIERRTYEIEALQVSMVGHVRAHVANGTRTVPTIEHGSRPPRTSSSV, encoded by the coding sequence ATGCATCTGATTGCTAAGAAGCAAATGCAATTCTACGTAACATATACAAATACTTTGTTAGCTAACTACTTCTTGGGAATCAACCAAAAGCTTCCACAGATGGGCTGGCTAATTTTTCTTTGTGTGGTTCTTTCTTTAGCATCCTCGACAACAATGACAATTACGGAAGCTCAAGGGATCAAATCATCTCGTCTTCTCGATCTCCTCATCAGAGATTACACATTTCAGTCATATAGCAACAACTTTGGAACAGGTCAATCGCATACCATTCATTTACCAGCAAATCTATCAGGCATCATTGTTAGTACAGTAAGGTATCGTTGTGGCAGTCTCCGGAGGTATGGTGCAACATTTAACGAATTTCACTTAGGCAGTGGTGTTTCTATTCGCCCTTGTGCTAAAAGAGTTCTTCTTGTGACACAAAATCTTGGACATAACTGGTCATACATATACTATGATAACTACGAGTTAACAGGTTATCAGCTTATATCACCGGTCCTAGGCCTGCTAGCTTATAATGCTGGTGATGACATGAATTTTAGTACACCATACGAGGTTGTAATTCAAGCGAAGAAAGAACCAATCACCATAGATTTCAGTAACACCACAAGGCTTGTTAATGTGACAACAGGTATTATACCAACGTGTGCTAGCTTTGAACATGATGGTAAGGTAACACTTACTAATCAAGTGTCCGAAAATGTTTGTCATGCAAAAGGACACGGTCATTTCGGGTTGGTTGTCCAATCTCCATTATTACCATTCAAGAAAAAAGCCATTAGTAGGTGGAAAATCGCTGTGGGAAGCTCGATTGGCGCTGCAATCGGTGCTTCTCTTCTCGGGTTGCTTTTGATCGCAATGTTTGTGAAGGtaaagaagaaagcaaggatgGATGAAATCGAGAGAAGAACATATGAAATTGAAGCTTTGCAGGTGTCAATGGTGGGACATGTGAGAGCCcatgttgcaaatggtactaGGACAGTGCCAACAATTGAGCATGGCTCTAGGCCACCTCGTACTTCTTCATCTGTATAa